The Candidatus Binatia bacterium sequence CCCGAGCGCTCCGCCTTCCAGAGCGCGAGCCGCACGGCGTCCACGCGCGAGGACTGCCCCGCCCCGATCCCCAGCGTGCGCTCCCCTTTCGCGATCACGATCGCGTTCGAGACGACGCGGCGCGCGACGAGCCAGGCGAAGCGGAGATCCCGCGTCTCGGCCTCGGTCGGCGCGCGCTTGGACGCCGCCTTCCACTGCTCGAAACGCGGCGCCGGGAGCGCGCTCTCGGCGAGGAGGCCGTCGAAGAGGCCGCGGATCGCCACACCCGGCGCGGGCTGACGGAGCAGGTCCCCCACTTCCAGCACGACCAGGTTCTTGCGCAGTCCCTCCAGGCGCGCCGCCTCGGCGCGGATCGAGGGGGTCAGGATCACCTCGAAGAAGAACTTTCCGATCGTGTCGAGGGCCGCGTCGTCGAGCGGACGGTTCAGCCCGAGGATCCCCCCGAAGGCGGAGAGCGAGTCGCCGTCGCGCGCGGCCGCGATGGCTTCGGCCGGATTCTCGGCCAGCGCCGCGCCCGAGGGGTTGCGGTGCTTCATGACCACCGCGCCGCCGCGATCGCCGAACTCGCGGAGCAGCGACACCGCCGCCTCGACGTCGAGAAGATTGTTGTACGAGAGCGTCTTGCCGCGGACCTGCGTCAGCGTCTCGACCGATCCGCCCCCTTCCTCCGCGGCGTAGAGAGCGCCCTCCTGCCCCGGGTTCTCGCCGTAGCGCAGGGTCTGGCGCTTTCGATAGGCGCCGGCCCAGCGATCGGGCAGCACCCCGGCGCCCGTATCGCCGCTCGCGGCGGCGCCCGAACCGTTGGCCGGGACAGCGAAGCCGGGCACGCCGCTCGCCGAGCGCGCCTCCGCCGCTCCCGC is a genomic window containing:
- the purH gene encoding bifunctional phosphoribosylaminoimidazolecarboxamide formyltransferase/IMP cyclohydrolase; this translates as MSAIRISRALISVSDKAGLLELAHGLGRHGVKLLSTGGTATALRDAGFGVRDVSEVTGFPELFGGRVKTLHPAVHGGILYRRGHATDEEERHRHGIVSIDLVVVNLYPFESTVAKPGVRDEEAVEQIDIGGPALIRAAAKNHRHVVVVVEPAQYGAVIDALDQNGGAVPDALAREFAGRAYARTAQYDASIALYLASRAGVPAAAGAAEARSASGVPGFAVPANGSGAAASGDTGAGVLPDRWAGAYRKRQTLRYGENPGQEGALYAAEEGGGSVETLTQVRGKTLSYNNLLDVEAAVSLLREFGDRGGAVVMKHRNPSGAALAENPAEAIAAARDGDSLSAFGGILGLNRPLDDAALDTIGKFFFEVILTPSIRAEAARLEGLRKNLVVLEVGDLLRQPAPGVAIRGLFDGLLAESALPAPRFEQWKAASKRAPTEAETRDLRFAWLVARRVVSNAIVIAKGERTLGIGAGQSSRVDAVRLALWKAERSG